In one window of Brassica rapa cultivar Chiifu-401-42 chromosome A07, CAAS_Brap_v3.01, whole genome shotgun sequence DNA:
- the LOC103828582 gene encoding oleoyl-acyl carrier protein thioesterase 1, chloroplastic (The RefSeq protein has 2 substitutions compared to this genomic sequence) produces MLKLSCNATDKLQTLFSHSHQPDPAHRRTVSSVSCSHLRKPVLDPLRAIVSADQGSVIRAEQGLGSLADQLRLGSLTEDGLSYKEKFIVRSYEVGSNKTATVETVANLLQEVGCNHAQSVGFSTDGFATTPTMRKLHLIWVTARMHIEIYKYPAWGDVVEIETWCQSEGRIGTRRDWILKDVATGEVTGRATSKWVMMNQDTRRLQKVSDDVRDEYLVFCPKELRLAFPEENNRSLKKIPKLEDPAQYSMIGLKPRRADLDMNQHVNNVTYIGWVLESIPQEIVDTHELQVITLDYRRECQQDDVVDSLTTTTSEIGGTNGSASSGTQGQNDSQFLHLLRLSGDGQEINRGTTLWRKKPSNL; encoded by the exons ATGTTGAAGCTCTCGTGTAATGCGACTGATAAGTTACAGACCCTCTTCTCGCATTCTCATCAACCGGATCCGGCACACCGGAGAACCGTCTCCTCCGTGTCGTGTTCCCATCTGAGGAAACCGGTTCTCGATCCTTTGCGAGCGATCGTATCTGCTGATCAAGGAAGTGTGATTAGAGCAGAACAAGGTTTGGGCTCACTTGCGGATCAGCTCCGATTGGGCAGCTTGACGGAGGATGGTTTGTCGTATAAGGAGAAGTTCATCGTCAGATCCTACGAGGTTGGGAGTAACAAGACCGCCACTGTCGAAACCGTCGCTAATCTTTTGCAG GAGGTGGGATGTAATCATGCGCAGAGCGTTGGATTCTCGACTGATGGGTTTGCGACAACACCGACAATGAGGAAACTGCATCTCATTTGGGTCACTGCGAGAATGCACATTGAGATCTACAAGTACCCTGCTTG GGGTGATGTGGTTGAGATAGAGACATGGTGTCAGAGTGAAGGAAGGATCGGGACTAGGCGTGATTGGATTCTTAAGGATGTTGCTACCGGTGAAGTCACTGGCCGTGCTACAAG CAAGTGGGTGATGATGAACCAAGACACAAGACGGCTTCAGAAAGTTTCTGATGATGTTCGGGACGAGTACTTGGTCTTCTGTCCCAAAGAACTCAG ATTAGCATTTCCTGAGGAGAATAACAGAAGCTTGAAGAAAATCCCAAAACTCGAAGATCCAGCTCAGTATTCAATGATTGGTCTTAAG CCTAGACGAGCTGATCTCGACATGAACCAGCATGTCAATAATGTCACCTATATTGGATGGGTTCTTGAG AGCATACCTCAAGAGATTGTAGACACGCACGAACTTCAGGTCATAACTCTGGATTACAGAAGAGAATGTCAACAAGACGATGTGGTGGATTCACTCACCACTACCACCTCAGAGATTGGTGGGACCAATGGCTCTGCAACATCAGGCGCACAGGGGCAAAACGATAGCCAGTTCTTACATCTCTTAAGGCTGTCTGGAGACGGTCAGGAGATCAACCGCGGGACAACCCTGTGGAGAAAGAAGCCCTCCAATCTCTAA
- the LOC103828581 gene encoding cell division control protein 45 homolog produces MVRMEKVESFYGKLRESATCSSSQNPLLIFPSSSDVDSICALKVITHILESDSVPYSCFPVSSFLEIHNYAPPAEGPVTILLINWGCHRDLKLVLKLAPAARVFVVDSHRPIHLHNLSDENQQVVVLHTDDDERQADLAYDFDVLKLANESFQMHQESGVDESDDEESDDDEEESEDDRPSKRRKMGVKLLKKLKRDYYKMGTFHGKPSGCLLFELSHLLRKNTNELLWLACVSLTDQFVHERLTDERYQAAVMELEQHINSSGNIDKITSVTLKDGTKVRAPDCSRISYEEEPRLMLLREWNLFDSMLCSSYIATKLKTWSDNGIKKLKLLLARMGFALIECQQKFPYMNNEVKRKMKQEFDRFLPEYGLNDFYYRSFLRLHGYSSRVSAADVVYGITALLESFLGSGGSSASKQFGEAYDALSLNNLDKLRSGMQQAIKVQRAILRQGSAAITKTGCIRSGRKFRWVKVEDSIDAKYLGYPQALTKFCYFLMDALREKGARMKPMLCACASQQPGKILVVGVCGKPRLGAVRGNAFGNAFRKAAQESRADYFHELFESSWIVLDASAVNSFMIRLTEKL; encoded by the coding sequence ATGGTGAGGATGGAGAAAGTAGAATCGTTTTACGGCAAGCTTCGCGAATCGGCCACTTGCTCGTCTTCCCAGAACCCTCTCCTCATATTCCCTTCATCCTCCGACGTCGATTCCATCTGCGCCCTCAAGGTCATCACTCACATCCTCGAATCCGATTCGGTTCCCTACTCCTGTTTCCCTGTCTCCTCGTTTCTCGAGATCCACAACTACGCTCCTCCTGCGGAAGGCCCCGTCACCATACTCTTGATTAACTGGGGCTGCCACCGTGATCTGAAGCTTGTGCTCAAGCTAGCTCCCGCTGCTCGTGTCTTTGTGGTGGATAGTCACCGCCCTATTCATTTGCATAATCTCAGCGACGAGAATCAGCAGGTTGTTGTTCTCCACACTGATGATGATGAGAGGCAAGCGGATCTCGCCTACGATTTCGATGTCTTGAAATTGGCCAACGAGAGCTTTCAGATGCATCAAGAAAGCGGTGTTGATGAATCTGATGACGAAgaaagtgatgatgatgaagaagagagtgaGGATGATAGGCCAAGTAAGAGGAGGAAAATGGGTGTGAAGCTTCTCAAGAAGCTGAAGAGGGATTATTACAAGATGGGGACTTTCCACGGGAAGCCATCTGGTTGCTTGTTGTTCGAGCTCTCTCACCTGTTGAGGAAGAACACCAACGAGTTGCTCTGGCTCGCTTGCGTTTCCTTGACTGATCAGTTCGTTCACGAGAGGTTAACCGACGAGAGATACCAAGCTGCGGTTATGGAGCTTGAGCAGCACATCAATAGCTCCGGGAACATAGACAAGATCACTTCCGTTACTCTCAAGGACGGAACCAAGGTCCGAGCGCCTGACTGTTCGAGGATCTCTTACGAAGAAGAGCCTAGGCTTATGCTGCTGAGAGAGTGGAATCTGTTTGACTCCATGCTTTGCTCCTCCTACATCGCTACTAAACTCAAGACCTGGAGTGATAACGGGATCAAGAAACTTAAGCTTCTTCTAGCGCGTATGGGTTTTGCGCTTATCGAGTGCCAGCAGAAGTTTCCGTACATGAACAACGAGgtgaagaggaagatgaagcaAGAGTTTGATCGTTTTTTGCCCGAGTATGGCCTTAATGATTTCTACTACAGGAGTTTCTTGCGTCTTCATGGATACAGCTCACGGGTCTCTGCAGCTGATGTTGTCTACGGTATTACTGCGCTTCTTGAATCGTTTCTTGGTTCAGGTGGCTCCTCTGCTTCTAAACAGTTTGGAGAAGCTTATGATGCTTTGTCATTGAACAATCTGGATAAGCTTCGTTCTGGTATGCAACAAGCTATCAAGGTACAAAGAGCAATTCTTAGGCAAGGAAGTGCAGCAATCACCAAAACAGGATGCATCCGAAGTGGAAGGAAGTTCAGATGGGTGAAGGTTGAGGATTCCATTGATGCTAAGTACTTGGGATATCCTCAGGCCTTGACCAAGTTCTGCTACTTTCTAATGGATGCTCTGAGAGAGAAAGGAGCTAGGATGAAGCCGATGCTATGTGCCTGCGCATCTCAACAACCAGGGAAGATACTTGTGGTTGGAGTTTGTGGGAAGCCGAGGCTTGGTGCAGTAAGAGGGAATGCGTTTGGTAATGCTTTCAGAAAAGCAGCTCAAGAGAGTAGAGCTGATTACTTTCACGAGCTTTTCGAGTCCTCATGGATCGTCTTGGATGCTTCTGCGGTTAACTCTTTCATGATTAGATTAACTGAAAAGCTTTGA